The following coding sequences are from one Paracoccus alcaliphilus window:
- a CDS encoding LysR substrate-binding domain-containing protein codes for MSSLLPLNALRAFEAVIRNGSFSAAADELCVTQSAISHQIRHLEDWFGAPLFLRDGNRPRPAPHAEDLARTLSLSFGEIRAACQRAKNRRISQPLVVAAIPSVAVCWLIPRLAGFRKAHPAIDIRIIYAMHGHDIDFQDVHLAFVFAKGMPALPGIGAEPFLPGDSVPVCSPALAARLGDADPVQAMASLGLLHDTDPSGWQEWFDRAGLGDAPPPGPVFEDFNLLRAAALSGQGVALCPEAMIRQDLEAGHLIRLSRISVLEEYGYYLLWGPLAANSMQAQANAFRDWVFAERDGGSA; via the coding sequence ATGTCGTCACTTCTGCCGCTGAATGCCCTGCGCGCGTTCGAGGCCGTTATCCGCAACGGTTCCTTCAGCGCCGCCGCAGACGAGCTTTGCGTGACCCAAAGCGCCATAAGCCACCAGATCAGGCATCTGGAGGACTGGTTCGGTGCGCCGCTGTTCCTCCGCGACGGCAACCGCCCGCGTCCCGCGCCCCATGCAGAAGATCTGGCCCGCACGCTTTCGCTGTCTTTTGGGGAAATCCGGGCCGCCTGTCAGCGGGCAAAGAACCGCAGGATTTCTCAACCTCTGGTCGTTGCGGCGATCCCTTCGGTCGCGGTCTGCTGGCTGATTCCGCGGCTGGCGGGTTTTCGCAAGGCCCATCCGGCAATCGACATCCGCATCATCTATGCGATGCATGGCCACGACATCGACTTTCAGGATGTCCACCTTGCCTTCGTTTTCGCCAAAGGCATGCCCGCCCTGCCCGGTATCGGGGCAGAGCCCTTTCTGCCCGGCGACTCGGTTCCGGTATGCAGCCCGGCGCTGGCCGCGCGTCTTGGCGATGCCGATCCCGTGCAGGCGATGGCGTCACTGGGGTTGCTGCATGACACCGACCCCTCGGGCTGGCAGGAATGGTTCGACCGCGCCGGGCTGGGCGATGCCCCGCCCCCCGGTCCGGTTTTCGAGGATTTCAACCTGCTGCGCGCCGCCGCATTGTCCGGTCAGGGGGTGGCACTGTGCCCCGAGGCGATGATCCGGCAGGATCTGGAGGCCGGGCACCTGATCCGCCTGTCCCGCATCAGCGTGCTGGAGGAATACGGCTATTACCTGTTGTGGGGACCGCTGGCCGCCAACTCCATGCAGGCCCAGGCCAACGCCTTCCGCGACTGGGTCTTTGCCGAACGGGATGGCGGATCCGCGTGA
- a CDS encoding M14 family zinc carboxypeptidase → MILFEQGFAPTLQTLTGTLTAERVETWTFDDRQTRRRAEAEFFAEKGIRAICRSAYKPLVCAFREEIRTSGLIRARITCPRHPDAGARRFLLETYPLAALYPDVAFEFSEGEPTGDMPRYHLRLGYADGTETEQSVLAPNRSHSDHAGNRVLSPCGWLIADGEGSALETDYEALFHQTVEAIKTAPWQSEPYFAELNIAVSFPAQDEDLGHGDEVLSLTEALHEDFYFSLLEVFQIRSGRPMGDRRLQPGQIVPEIRYGPPAVRVELRPHDATSFSTHMQPLETAGRALSQVQIAAELDRIPGERFQAMSVAGRPVVALHHPGSDRAVMISAGQHANETSSPVGVLRAAHRLMMRQGAHFTLSPLENPDGYALHQRLIGDNPRHMHHAARYTALGDDLEYREGKQLFEKAIRLQAEARVDALLHLNFHGYPAHEWTRPLSGYVPRGFEVWTLPKGFFLVMRHAQGWDDPARRLMEGVTRRLQDVPGLRAFNDAQIALFELHAGETGFEIMNGFPVLISHDPRHRVPMTLITEYPDETVYDDAFRAAHEAQMAAALAAYDALQELPEASFPNGAMV, encoded by the coding sequence TTGATCCTGTTCGAACAGGGCTTTGCCCCCACGCTTCAGACGCTGACCGGCACCCTGACGGCCGAGCGGGTCGAGACATGGACCTTTGACGACCGCCAGACCCGCCGCCGGGCCGAGGCCGAGTTCTTTGCCGAAAAGGGTATCCGGGCGATCTGCCGTTCGGCCTACAAGCCGCTGGTCTGCGCCTTCCGCGAGGAAATCCGCACCAGCGGGCTGATCCGCGCCCGCATCACCTGTCCGCGCCATCCCGATGCCGGGGCGCGGCGGTTCCTGTTGGAAACCTATCCTCTGGCCGCGCTTTATCCCGATGTCGCGTTCGAGTTCTCCGAGGGCGAGCCGACCGGTGATATGCCGCGGTATCACCTGCGGCTTGGCTATGCCGACGGGACCGAGACCGAGCAGAGCGTGCTGGCGCCCAATCGCAGCCATTCCGATCACGCCGGCAACCGGGTGCTGTCGCCCTGCGGCTGGCTGATCGCGGACGGAGAGGGCAGCGCGCTGGAAACCGATTACGAGGCGCTGTTCCACCAGACCGTCGAGGCGATCAAGACCGCGCCCTGGCAATCCGAGCCCTATTTCGCGGAACTGAACATCGCTGTCAGCTTTCCCGCGCAGGACGAGGATCTGGGTCACGGCGATGAGGTTCTGTCGCTGACCGAGGCGCTGCACGAGGATTTCTATTTCTCGCTGCTGGAGGTGTTCCAGATCCGCTCGGGCCGTCCGATGGGCGACCGGCGGTTGCAGCCGGGCCAGATCGTCCCCGAGATCCGCTATGGTCCGCCCGCCGTCCGGGTCGAGCTGCGGCCCCATGACGCCACATCATTCTCGACCCATATGCAGCCGCTGGAAACGGCGGGGCGGGCGCTGTCGCAGGTGCAGATCGCGGCGGAACTGGATCGGATACCGGGCGAACGGTTTCAGGCCATGTCGGTCGCGGGCCGTCCGGTCGTCGCGCTGCATCATCCGGGCAGCGACCGGGCGGTGATGATCTCGGCCGGGCAGCATGCCAATGAAACCTCGTCACCGGTGGGGGTTCTGCGTGCCGCGCACCGGCTGATGATGCGGCAAGGGGCGCATTTCACCCTGTCGCCGCTGGAAAACCCCGATGGCTATGCGCTGCATCAGCGGCTGATCGGGGACAATCCGCGCCATATGCACCATGCCGCCCGCTATACCGCGCTGGGTGACGATCTGGAATATCGCGAGGGTAAGCAGCTGTTCGAAAAGGCCATCCGGTTGCAGGCCGAGGCCCGCGTCGATGCGCTGCTGCACCTGAACTTTCACGGCTATCCGGCGCATGAATGGACCCGCCCGCTCAGCGGTTATGTCCCGCGCGGGTTCGAGGTCTGGACCCTGCCCAAGGGCTTCTTTCTGGTCATGCGGCACGCGCAGGGCTGGGACGATCCGGCCCGCAGGCTGATGGAGGGCGTCACGCGCCGCTTGCAGGACGTGCCCGGCCTGCGCGCCTTCAACGATGCCCAGATCGCGCTGTTCGAGCTTCACGCAGGGGAAACCGGGTTCGAGATCATGAACGGCTTTCCGGTGCTGATTTCCCATGATCCGCGCCACCGGGTGCCGATGACGCTGATAACCGAATATCCCGACGAAACGGTCTATGACGACGCCTTCCGCGCCGCGCACGAGGCGCAGATGGCCGCCGCGCTGGCCGCCTATGACGCGCTTCAGGAACTGCCCGAAGCGTCGTTTCCCAATGGTGCGATGGTCTGA
- a CDS encoding LamB/YcsF family protein produces MTEIDLNSDLGEGFGPWRMGDDAAMLAVVTSGNIACGFHAGDPSGILRTLQEAAHRNVAVGAHVGYPDLVGFGRRRMEPSSDELTADCLYQIGALQGLARAAGTVVRYVKPHGALYNTMAHDMRQADAVIAAIRATDPGLALLALSGAPVVARARDAGLRVICEAFADRAYNPDGTLVGREHPGAVLHDPADISARMVRLVRDGVVTALDGTPVRLEAQSICVHGDSPAAVAIATRLRADLLAAGIRPGAFAA; encoded by the coding sequence ATGACGGAAATCGACCTGAACAGCGATCTTGGCGAAGGCTTCGGCCCGTGGCGGATGGGCGACGATGCCGCGATGCTGGCCGTGGTGACCAGCGGCAATATCGCCTGCGGATTTCATGCGGGCGACCCCTCGGGCATCCTGCGCACGTTGCAAGAGGCCGCCCACCGAAATGTCGCGGTTGGGGCGCATGTCGGTTACCCCGATCTGGTGGGCTTCGGTCGCCGCCGGATGGAACCGTCAAGCGACGAACTGACCGCCGATTGCCTCTATCAGATCGGGGCCTTGCAGGGGCTGGCGCGGGCTGCGGGAACCGTGGTGCGCTATGTGAAACCGCATGGCGCGCTTTACAATACGATGGCGCATGACATGCGGCAGGCCGATGCGGTCATTGCCGCGATCCGCGCCACGGATCCGGGGCTGGCCCTGCTGGCGCTGTCGGGCGCGCCGGTCGTGGCCCGCGCCCGCGATGCCGGTCTGCGGGTGATCTGCGAGGCATTTGCCGACCGCGCCTATAACCCCGATGGCACGCTGGTCGGGCGTGAACATCCCGGCGCGGTGCTGCATGACCCGGCGGACATCTCGGCCCGGATGGTGCGGCTGGTCCGCGACGGGGTCGTGACTGCGCTGGACGGCACGCCGGTCCGGCTGGAGGCGCAGTCGATCTGCGTTCACGGCGACAGCCCGGCGGCGGTCGCCATCGCCACAAGGCTGCGGGCCGATCTGCTGGCAGCGGGCATCCGCCCCGGTGCCTTTGCCGCATGA
- a CDS encoding ABC transporter substrate-binding protein — MKKYLSLTTALTLVATASGAESITIISWGGTYAHSQVEAYHKPFTAQTGINIVSVDSDNPATPIKAQVEAGNVTADVVDVEYADAVRLCDEGMLEEIDPSVLPPAPDGTPATDDFLPQGLSECAVGSIVFSTIYAYDSTKFPDEVPQTIADFFDTEKFPGKRGVKKAPKALLEMALMADGVPADQVYDLLSTDEGIDRAFAKLDTIKRDIVWWETGAQPPQLLADGEVVMTAAYNGRIFNAAVTEDKPFEIVWDGQVYEYNLFAIPKGAPNPEGAMEFIKFATDTQRLADQAQWISYGPARQSSAGLVGLYHDGKTEMAPHMPTSPENMTNALGSSYDFWVDHESELIERFSSWLTAS; from the coding sequence ATGAAGAAATATCTCAGTCTCACCACCGCGCTGACGCTGGTGGCCACCGCCAGCGGGGCGGAAAGCATCACCATCATCTCCTGGGGTGGCACCTATGCCCACAGCCAGGTCGAGGCCTATCACAAGCCCTTCACCGCCCAGACCGGCATCAATATCGTCTCGGTGGACAGCGACAATCCGGCGACGCCGATCAAGGCGCAGGTCGAGGCGGGCAATGTCACCGCCGATGTGGTCGATGTCGAATATGCCGATGCGGTCCGCCTGTGCGACGAGGGCATGCTGGAGGAAATCGACCCCTCGGTGCTGCCCCCCGCCCCGGACGGCACCCCCGCAACCGATGATTTCCTGCCGCAGGGGCTTAGCGAATGTGCCGTCGGCTCGATCGTGTTTTCGACGATCTATGCCTATGATTCGACGAAGTTCCCCGACGAGGTGCCGCAGACCATCGCGGATTTCTTCGATACCGAGAAATTCCCCGGCAAGCGCGGCGTGAAAAAGGCGCCCAAGGCGTTGCTGGAAATGGCGCTGATGGCCGATGGCGTGCCGGCGGATCAGGTCTATGATCTGCTGTCCACCGATGAGGGGATCGACCGCGCCTTTGCCAAGCTGGACACGATCAAGCGCGATATCGTCTGGTGGGAAACCGGCGCCCAGCCGCCGCAGTTGCTGGCCGATGGAGAGGTGGTGATGACCGCCGCCTATAACGGCCGGATCTTCAACGCCGCCGTGACCGAGGACAAGCCGTTCGAGATCGTCTGGGACGGGCAGGTCTATGAATACAACCTGTTCGCCATCCCAAAGGGCGCCCCGAATCCCGAAGGAGCGATGGAGTTCATCAAGTTCGCGACCGACACCCAGCGGCTGGCGGATCAGGCGCAATGGATCAGCTATGGCCCGGCGCGGCAATCCTCGGCCGGTCTGGTCGGCCTCTATCACGATGGCAAGACCGAGATGGCCCCGCATATGCCGACCAGCCCCGAGAACATGACCAACGCGCTTGGGTCGTCTTATGATTTCTGGGTGGATCACGAAAGCGAACTGATCGAACGCTTCAGTTCCTGGCTGACCGCCAGCTGA
- a CDS encoding urea amidolyase family protein: protein MRFLPAGQDSLLVELPDLPAALALLDALLAARLPGLRDIIPGARTVLLRFDPLQVTAAALADQLCVLRVGQALARAGQVFDIPVHYDGEDLAEVAAHLGWSVAELIGRHTDALYTVAFTGFAPGFAYMTCDDPDIVVPRRKSPRVRIPAGSVALAGEFGGIYPSDSPGGWQLLGRTPLRMWDLARERPALLAPGDRVRFRDMAKGATVAVDPAPPAPVTPAGEPALTITRADRPGLFQDHGRPGLAGQGLSQSGAADRASLHALNRCLGNPRDMAAVEIAFGGFACRADQPVTVAVSGAPCPLKVSGPKGDWHPPIGRAFAMDAGDELQLGLPARGVYSYLGLRGGFGVDPVLGSASCDTLARLGPLPLQPGDALVAAHRHALAVDPLPPAAAPLPAAGETVTLDIVPGPRDDWFTPQGIDTFLTQLWQVTPESSRVGKRLQGDRRIERRDDAELASEATVPGAIQIPHSGQPVLFLADHPLTGGYPVIAVVAAHHLDLAAQLPAGAQVRFTPIPASFTRVEP, encoded by the coding sequence ATGCGTTTCCTGCCTGCGGGTCAGGACAGTCTGCTGGTCGAGTTGCCGGACCTGCCCGCTGCGCTGGCGCTGCTGGATGCGTTGCTGGCCGCCCGGCTGCCGGGTCTGCGCGATATCATCCCCGGCGCGCGCACCGTTCTGTTGCGTTTCGATCCGTTGCAGGTGACGGCTGCGGCATTGGCCGATCAGCTTTGCGTGCTGCGGGTCGGGCAGGCTCTGGCCCGCGCCGGTCAGGTTTTCGATATCCCGGTTCACTATGACGGCGAGGATCTGGCCGAGGTCGCGGCCCATCTGGGCTGGTCCGTCGCCGAACTGATCGGGCGGCATACGGATGCGCTTTATACCGTGGCCTTTACCGGGTTTGCGCCGGGCTTTGCCTATATGACCTGCGACGATCCCGACATCGTGGTGCCACGGCGCAAGTCGCCGCGCGTGCGTATCCCGGCGGGATCTGTGGCGCTGGCGGGCGAATTCGGCGGCATCTATCCCTCGGACAGTCCGGGTGGCTGGCAGTTGCTGGGCCGGACCCCGCTGCGGATGTGGGATCTGGCGCGGGAACGTCCGGCCCTGCTGGCGCCCGGAGATCGGGTGCGGTTCCGCGACATGGCCAAAGGCGCGACGGTTGCGGTCGATCCCGCGCCGCCCGCGCCGGTCACACCCGCAGGTGAACCCGCGCTGACCATCACCCGCGCCGACCGTCCGGGGCTGTTTCAGGATCACGGGCGGCCCGGTCTGGCCGGGCAGGGGCTGTCGCAATCGGGTGCGGCGGACCGCGCCAGCCTGCACGCGCTCAACCGCTGCCTTGGCAATCCGCGCGACATGGCCGCCGTCGAGATCGCCTTCGGCGGTTTCGCCTGCCGCGCCGATCAGCCGGTGACGGTGGCGGTCAGCGGCGCGCCTTGCCCGCTGAAGGTCAGCGGCCCGAAAGGTGACTGGCATCCGCCCATTGGCCGCGCCTTTGCGATGGATGCGGGCGACGAGTTGCAGCTGGGGCTGCCCGCGCGCGGTGTTTACAGCTATCTGGGGCTGCGCGGCGGGTTCGGGGTCGATCCGGTGCTTGGCTCGGCCTCTTGCGATACGCTGGCGCGGCTGGGGCCTTTGCCGCTGCAACCCGGCGATGCGCTGGTTGCGGCCCACCGTCACGCGCTGGCGGTCGATCCGCTGCCGCCCGCCGCCGCGCCCCTGCCTGCCGCAGGCGAAACCGTGACGCTGGATATTGTCCCCGGCCCGCGCGACGACTGGTTCACGCCGCAGGGCATCGACACCTTTCTGACTCAGCTTTGGCAGGTCACGCCCGAAAGCAGCCGCGTCGGCAAGCGGTTGCAGGGGGATCGCCGGATCGAACGCAGGGATGATGCCGAACTGGCCAGCGAGGCCACCGTGCCCGGCGCCATCCAGATCCCGCATAGCGGCCAGCCGGTGCTGTTTCTGGCCGATCATCCGCTGACCGGAGGCTATCCGGTGATCGCCGTGGTGGCCGCCCATCATCTGGATCTTGCCGCGCAGCTGCCCGCAGGCGCGCAGGTCCGCTTCACCCCCATTCCCGCCAGTTTCACAAGAGTTGAGCCATGA
- a CDS encoding acetyl/propionyl/methylcrotonyl-CoA carboxylase subunit alpha, translating into MKKLLVANRGEIALRIIRAARDHGAASVAIYSDEDAGALHAELADEAWGLGTGRARETYLDIDRIIGIARRAGADAVHPGYGFLSERPEFAQAVLDAGMVWVGPPPAVIAALGDKIEARRIAQAVGAPLVRGSDGPLTSGAEAVDFARQVGLPIAIKAAFGGGGRGMRIAREMDEVAELFDAATREATEAFGRGECYAEQFLDRPRHIEAQVLADRHGHVVVLGTRDCSLQRRNQKLVEEAPAPFLTPDQRDRIHKAAADICRHAGYVGAGTVEFLMSQDGVISFLEVNTRLQVEHCVTEETTGIDIVTWQLRIADGEALTVTQTPQPLGHSIEFRINAEDPGRGFLPTPGLIRRFRAPEGPGVRLDSGVGAGSTVSALYDSLMAKLVVTGPDRDTTIRRARRALSEFVIEGPATVLPFHRAILQEPDFTAETGFRVHTNWIETEFSGLPPADRVPPADPALIRSFVEIDGRRHSLALPAGLFAQMPGADDTTPPVEAGDDGDILAPMPCLLQKWLVAEGETVAPGQAVAVIEAMKAETPITAGRAGQLHRIAPSGETLAAGARLGLIRPAPA; encoded by the coding sequence ATGAAAAAGCTGCTTGTCGCCAATCGCGGCGAAATCGCTCTGCGGATCATCCGCGCGGCACGGGATCATGGCGCGGCCTCGGTCGCGATCTATTCGGACGAGGATGCCGGGGCGCTGCATGCCGAACTGGCGGATGAGGCATGGGGGCTGGGGACGGGTCGGGCCCGCGAAACCTATCTGGATATCGACCGGATCATCGGCATTGCGCGGCGCGCGGGCGCGGATGCGGTGCATCCGGGCTATGGCTTTCTGTCCGAACGGCCCGAATTCGCGCAGGCGGTTCTGGATGCCGGGATGGTCTGGGTCGGCCCTCCGCCCGCCGTCATTGCCGCCCTGGGCGACAAGATCGAGGCCCGCCGCATCGCGCAGGCGGTCGGCGCGCCCCTGGTGCGCGGCAGCGACGGCCCGCTGACCAGCGGGGCCGAGGCGGTGGATTTCGCCCGGCAGGTGGGCCTGCCCATCGCGATCAAGGCGGCCTTCGGCGGCGGCGGGCGGGGCATGAGGATCGCGCGCGAGATGGACGAGGTGGCCGAACTGTTCGACGCCGCCACCCGAGAGGCCACCGAAGCCTTCGGTCGCGGCGAATGCTATGCCGAGCAATTCCTTGACCGCCCCCGCCATATCGAGGCGCAGGTTCTGGCCGATCGGCATGGTCATGTCGTCGTTCTGGGCACCCGTGACTGTTCGCTGCAACGCCGCAACCAGAAGCTGGTCGAGGAAGCCCCGGCCCCCTTCCTGACCCCCGATCAGCGCGACCGCATCCACAAGGCCGCCGCCGATATCTGCCGCCATGCGGGCTATGTCGGTGCCGGCACGGTCGAGTTCCTGATGTCGCAGGACGGCGTGATTTCCTTCCTCGAGGTCAATACGCGGTTGCAGGTCGAACATTGCGTGACCGAGGAAACCACCGGCATCGACATCGTGACATGGCAGTTGCGGATCGCCGATGGCGAGGCCCTGACGGTGACGCAAACCCCGCAACCGCTTGGCCATTCCATCGAATTCCGCATCAATGCCGAGGATCCGGGCCGTGGCTTTCTGCCGACGCCGGGCCTGATCCGCCGCTTTCGCGCGCCCGAAGGGCCGGGGGTCCGGCTGGACAGCGGGGTCGGGGCCGGCTCGACCGTATCGGCGCTTTATGATTCGCTGATGGCCAAGCTGGTGGTCACCGGCCCGGATCGCGATACCACCATCCGCCGCGCCCGCCGCGCCCTGTCGGAATTCGTGATCGAGGGTCCGGCCACGGTTCTGCCCTTCCACCGCGCCATCCTGCAGGAACCCGATTTTACCGCCGAGACCGGCTTTCGCGTCCATACCAACTGGATCGAGACCGAGTTTTCCGGCCTGCCGCCCGCAGATCGCGTCCCCCCCGCTGATCCGGCGCTGATCCGCAGCTTTGTCGAGATTGACGGCAGGCGGCACAGCCTTGCCCTGCCTGCCGGGCTGTTTGCGCAGATGCCCGGGGCCGATGACACCACGCCGCCGGTTGAGGCGGGCGATGATGGTGACATCCTTGCCCCGATGCCCTGCCTGCTGCAAAAATGGCTGGTGGCCGAGGGCGAAACCGTCGCGCCCGGTCAGGCCGTCGCGGTGATCGAGGCGATGAAGGCCGAAACCCCGATCACGGCCGGGCGGGCCGGGCAGTTGCACCGGATCGCCCCCAGCGGCGAAACCCTTGCGGCAGGCGCGCGGCTGGGGCTGATACGACCCGCCCCGGCATAG
- a CDS encoding aminopeptidase P family protein, giving the protein MERERLQNYVGNGAQVQPTFSAAEMQRRLDGIRKAMADQGVDAALFTSYHNINYYADFLYCQFGRRYGLLVDHQVMTSISAGIDGGQPWRRTFGGRNLTYTDWQKDNYFHAIRQLTGGVKRLGIEFDHVNIDLLNQLKSEFPHMEFVDIAQPAMRLRMVKSPEEIAHIEKMTRTADIGGAAVVEAVQVGVPEHEVALHSTATMVREIARIWPHAELLDTWTWFQSGLNTDGAHNPVTSRRIERGDILSLNCFPMVAGYYVALERTLFAETASDQHLRLWAFNCKIHDRGKELLVPGNRCSDIARELNEMYAAENLLQYRSFGYGHSFGVLCHYYGREAGLELREDCDTVLEPGMVISMEPMITIPDHLPGAGGYREHDVLVITEDGNRNITGFPYGPEHLIVGPKVRAAS; this is encoded by the coding sequence ATGGAACGGGAACGGCTTCAGAACTATGTCGGCAACGGCGCGCAGGTGCAGCCCACCTTTTCGGCGGCAGAGATGCAGCGGCGTCTGGACGGTATCCGCAAGGCGATGGCGGATCAGGGCGTCGATGCGGCGCTGTTCACCAGCTATCACAACATCAACTATTACGCGGATTTCCTGTATTGCCAGTTCGGGCGGCGCTATGGGCTGCTGGTCGATCATCAGGTGATGACCTCGATCAGCGCCGGGATCGACGGCGGCCAGCCTTGGCGGCGCACCTTCGGCGGGCGCAACCTGACCTATACCGACTGGCAGAAGGACAATTATTTTCACGCCATCCGGCAGTTGACAGGCGGCGTGAAACGGCTGGGGATCGAGTTCGACCATGTGAATATCGACCTGTTGAACCAGCTGAAATCCGAATTCCCCCATATGGAATTCGTCGATATCGCCCAGCCCGCGATGCGGCTGCGCATGGTCAAATCGCCCGAAGAGATCGCCCATATCGAAAAGATGACCCGCACCGCCGATATCGGCGGCGCGGCGGTGGTCGAGGCGGTTCAGGTCGGCGTGCCGGAACACGAGGTCGCGCTGCATTCCACCGCCACCATGGTGCGAGAGATCGCCCGCATCTGGCCCCATGCGGAATTGCTGGACACATGGACGTGGTTCCAGTCCGGGCTGAACACCGACGGCGCGCATAACCCGGTCACCTCGCGGCGGATCGAGAGGGGCGATATCCTGTCGCTGAACTGCTTTCCGATGGTCGCGGGGTACTATGTCGCGCTGGAACGCACGCTGTTTGCCGAAACGGCCTCGGACCAGCATCTGCGGCTGTGGGCGTTCAACTGCAAGATCCATGATCGCGGCAAGGAATTGCTGGTGCCGGGCAACCGGTGCAGCGATATCGCCCGCGAGTTGAACGAGATGTATGCGGCCGAGAACCTGCTGCAATATCGCAGCTTCGGCTATGGTCACAGCTTTGGCGTGCTGTGCCATTACTATGGGCGCGAGGCCGGGCTGGAACTGCGCGAGGATTGCGACACCGTGCTGGAACCCGGCATGGTCATCAGCATGGAGCCGATGATCACCATCCCCGATCACCTGCCCGGCGCGGGCGGCTATCGCGAACATGACGTGCTTGTCATCACCGAAGACGGCAACCGCAACATCACCGGCTTTCCCTATGGCCCCGAACATCTGATCGTGGGGCCGAAGGTCAGGGCCGCCAGCTAG
- a CDS encoding ABC transporter permease, giving the protein MSATVQKSPRRKLASLELVMGAVLMVTIIGAVLLSGWLFADPGKISLSARLVPPFQNPEHIFGTDALGRDILARVANGGWISLQVGFISVLGSVVLGVFMGLIAGYYRGIWDVIVMRFADVQLALPFILLAITFVAILGGSLTNTIILLIVSQWVQYARLVRAAVLSLREREFVLSARAIGVSDRNIILRHILPNLLGPVVVLMTLNVANNILLESSLTFLGLGVDPTIPSWGGMLAEGRTYLQTAWWISVVPGMAILLTVFGLNLLGDWLRDILDPTGRTNR; this is encoded by the coding sequence ATGAGTGCAACTGTTCAGAAATCCCCGCGCCGGAAGCTTGCCTCGCTGGAACTGGTGATGGGCGCGGTGCTGATGGTCACCATCATCGGGGCGGTGCTGCTGTCGGGCTGGCTGTTTGCCGATCCGGGCAAGATATCGCTGTCGGCGCGGCTGGTGCCGCCGTTCCAGAACCCCGAACATATCTTCGGCACCGATGCGCTGGGGCGCGACATTCTGGCCCGCGTCGCGAATGGCGGCTGGATCTCGTTGCAGGTGGGCTTCATCTCGGTTCTGGGCTCGGTCGTGCTGGGCGTGTTCATGGGGCTGATCGCGGGCTATTATCGTGGCATCTGGGATGTGATCGTGATGCGCTTTGCCGATGTGCAGCTGGCGCTGCCCTTCATCCTGCTGGCGATCACCTTCGTCGCGATCCTTGGCGGGTCGCTGACCAATACGATCATCCTGCTGATCGTCAGCCAGTGGGTGCAATATGCAAGGCTGGTGCGCGCTGCCGTGCTCAGCCTGCGGGAACGCGAATTCGTGCTGTCGGCCCGCGCCATCGGCGTGTCGGACCGCAATATCATCCTGCGTCACATCCTGCCCAATCTGCTGGGGCCGGTGGTGGTGCTGATGACGCTGAATGTCGCCAACAACATCCTGCTGGAAAGCTCGCTGACCTTTCTTGGCCTTGGCGTCGATCCGACGATCCCGTCATGGGGCGGGATGCTGGCCGAGGGGCGGACCTATCTGCAAACCGCATGGTGGATCTCCGTCGTGCCGGGGATGGCGATCCTGCTGACCGTCTTTGGTCTCAACCTGCTGGGCGACTGGCTGCGCGATATTCTGGACCCGACCGGAAGGACGAACCGTTGA